One window of the Leptotrichia massiliensis genome contains the following:
- a CDS encoding N-acetyltransferase, with translation METLRLSISDLLKYNTEEYLQDKVLSKFKSRGNTDIEIFLHNKATFFEKNSISTTHLIFNNDNLLLGCFAVSNKSLILFKERVDKLSNSRRKKLMQSGQILENGHIIVNSYLIGQLGKNYNLSSKKHIRGKDLLTSAFNVVLEAKELINAKYVWLECRNSEKLIDFYKKFGFEKIDNFISKDGLVVMMMKLDRQN, from the coding sequence ATGGAAACATTGAGGTTATCAATAAGTGATTTGTTAAAATATAATACGGAAGAATATTTACAAGATAAAGTTTTAAGCAAATTTAAAAGTAGGGGAAATACGGATATAGAAATTTTTTTACATAATAAAGCTACATTTTTTGAAAAAAATTCAATTTCAACAACACATTTAATTTTTAATAATGATAATCTATTATTGGGATGTTTTGCTGTTTCAAATAAAAGTTTGATTTTATTTAAAGAAAGAGTTGATAAATTAAGTAACAGTAGAAGAAAAAAATTAATGCAAAGTGGACAAATACTTGAAAATGGGCATATAATTGTAAATAGTTATTTAATTGGGCAATTAGGGAAAAATTATAATTTATCTAGTAAAAAACATATAAGAGGAAAAGATTTGCTTACGTCTGCATTTAATGTAGTATTAGAAGCAAAGGAATTGATAAATGCAAAATATGTTTGGCTGGAATGTAGAAATTCAGAGAAACTTATAGATTTTTATAAAAAATTTGGCTTTGAGAAGATAGATAATTTTATTTCTAAAGATGGGTTGGTTGTTATGATGATGAAATTGGATAGGCAAAATTGA
- a CDS encoding D-alanine--D-alanine ligase translates to MSKLRVGVIRGGVSTEREVSLKTGSEIVANLNRDKYEVFDIVIDSEMEVFEKVKDLNLDFVYIALHGIFGEDGRIQAILQSLGVAYSGPGVMSSAVCMDKEFSKRIVAGYGVRIAKWKSVRVGETVDFETIKKELGNRVVVKPNNGGSSIGVSFVENQEELEKGLELVFGMDKEALIEEVLHGVEISVPVIDGEVFPTLRIEALAGDYFDYESKYAKGGANEYVFEFPEKVQAEINKFAKDSYYGLKCEGFARIDFMVVNEETPYFMEVNTSPGMTSASLLPKSTASKGYDYSQTLDLLIESSIKVER, encoded by the coding sequence ATGTCAAAATTAAGAGTAGGAGTAATACGTGGGGGAGTTTCAACTGAAAGAGAAGTTTCTTTAAAGACAGGAAGTGAAATTGTAGCAAATTTGAATAGAGATAAATATGAGGTTTTTGATATTGTGATTGATTCAGAAATGGAAGTTTTTGAAAAAGTAAAAGATTTGAATCTGGATTTTGTTTATATTGCTTTACACGGTATATTTGGAGAAGATGGGAGAATACAGGCGATTTTGCAAAGTCTGGGAGTGGCTTACAGCGGGCCTGGAGTGATGTCAAGTGCAGTTTGTATGGATAAGGAATTTTCAAAAAGAATTGTGGCTGGATATGGAGTTAGAATTGCAAAATGGAAAAGTGTACGTGTAGGCGAAACTGTTGACTTTGAAACAATAAAAAAAGAATTGGGAAATCGTGTTGTAGTAAAGCCAAATAACGGTGGTTCAAGCATTGGAGTAAGTTTTGTGGAAAATCAGGAAGAACTTGAAAAAGGGCTGGAACTTGTTTTTGGAATGGATAAGGAGGCATTGATTGAAGAAGTTCTGCATGGTGTGGAAATAAGCGTACCTGTGATTGATGGGGAAGTTTTTCCAACACTAAGAATTGAGGCTCTTGCAGGAGATTACTTTGACTATGAATCAAAATATGCAAAAGGCGGAGCAAATGAATATGTGTTTGAATTTCCTGAAAAAGTGCAGGCTGAAATTAATAAATTTGCAAAAGACAGTTATTACGGGCTAAAATGTGAAGGATTTGCAAGAATAGACTTTATGGTGGTAAATGAAGAAACGCCATATTTTATGGAAGTAAACACATCGCCTGGAATGACATCTGCAAGTCTATTGCCAAAAAGTACAGCTTCAAAAGGTTATGATTATTCACAGACATTGGACTTATTAATAGAATCTTCAATAAAAGTGGAAAGATAA
- the lpxD gene encoding UDP-3-O-(3-hydroxymyristoyl)glucosamine N-acyltransferase yields MYDIKEIAKLINGEIKGNTELSFTRIAPFFHSNEKELTFAADEKMLKNMDKCSAGAVIIPNLPNLPANKTFIVVKGNPRELMPILLNYFKPKLQPFENQIENSAKIDESANVSKINTYIGHNVKIGKNVVIYPNVSIFEGTEIGDDCIIYSNVTIREFTKVGRGTILQPGAVIGSDGFGFVKINGNNVKIEQIGHVILGEEVEIGANSCVDRGAIGDTIIKKGTKIDNLVHIAHNDIIGENCLIVAQTGISGSVEVGDNSTLAGQVGVAGHLKIGSNVVIAAKSGVTNDVPDGKQMSGYPLREHIEDLRIKMAMGKVPELVKRIKKLEKELEKTEAKK; encoded by the coding sequence ATGTATGATATAAAAGAAATTGCAAAATTGATAAATGGAGAAATAAAAGGAAATACTGAGTTAAGTTTTACAAGAATTGCTCCGTTTTTTCATTCAAATGAGAAAGAATTAACGTTTGCGGCAGATGAAAAGATGTTAAAAAATATGGATAAATGTAGTGCAGGAGCTGTGATTATTCCTAATTTGCCAAATTTACCTGCAAATAAGACTTTTATTGTTGTAAAAGGTAATCCTAGAGAGTTAATGCCGATATTGCTAAATTATTTTAAGCCTAAATTACAACCGTTTGAAAATCAGATAGAAAATTCTGCAAAAATTGATGAAAGTGCAAATGTATCAAAAATAAACACTTATATTGGACATAATGTAAAAATTGGAAAAAATGTTGTTATCTATCCAAATGTTTCAATTTTTGAAGGAACTGAAATAGGTGATGACTGTATAATTTATTCAAATGTAACAATACGGGAATTTACAAAAGTTGGAAGAGGTACAATCTTGCAGCCGGGAGCTGTGATAGGATCTGACGGGTTTGGATTTGTAAAAATTAACGGAAACAATGTAAAAATTGAGCAAATTGGACACGTAATATTGGGAGAAGAAGTTGAAATTGGAGCAAATTCGTGTGTTGACAGAGGAGCAATTGGAGATACAATTATAAAAAAAGGTACAAAAATTGATAATCTTGTTCATATTGCCCATAATGACATAATTGGAGAAAATTGTCTGATTGTGGCTCAGACTGGTATTTCTGGAAGTGTGGAAGTGGGAGATAATTCGACTCTTGCAGGACAGGTTGGAGTGGCAGGACACTTGAAAATTGGAAGCAATGTAGTGATTGCCGCAAAATCTGGAGTAACTAATGATGTGCCGGATGGTAAGCAAATGTCAGGTTATCCGCTTCGTGAACATATAGAAGACTTGAGAATAAAAATGGCGATGGGAAAAGTTCCTGAACTTGTAAAAAGAATAAAAAAGCTGGAAAAAGAATTGGAAAAAACGGAAGCAAAAAAATAA
- a CDS encoding Hsp33 family molecular chaperone HslO, whose translation MGKSEIIRGTSKCARFFVCDTTELVKEAKKVHGLDPIATTVFGKLLTATAMMGKDLKNEKDLVTVKVNGDGPYGNMLATGNMKGEVKGYIGNPEEKFHQIIDENGNFIKDETGQVRFIGNGTMQVIKDLGLRDPFSGVTKINEEDIADIIAHYFLLSEQIKSVIALGVKLDENGEVKRAGGYLIQLLPGVEDGFIDKLENKLQQIRTITELLEGGMSLEQIVELLYEDISVFEEETDVDGAHKKVYVEDFEILEKSELEYRCNCTKDKFYKGLITLGKEEIDKILEEEGKIQVECHFCGKKYDFGKEDFKNL comes from the coding sequence ATGGGAAAATCAGAAATAATTAGAGGGACAAGCAAATGTGCCAGGTTTTTTGTTTGTGATACTACAGAACTTGTAAAAGAGGCCAAGAAAGTACATGGACTTGATCCGATAGCGACAACTGTTTTTGGGAAACTATTGACAGCGACAGCTATGATGGGGAAAGATTTGAAAAATGAGAAGGATTTAGTGACAGTTAAAGTAAATGGAGATGGACCTTATGGAAATATGCTTGCAACTGGGAATATGAAAGGGGAAGTAAAAGGTTATATTGGAAATCCTGAAGAAAAGTTTCATCAGATAATTGATGAAAATGGAAATTTTATAAAAGATGAGACTGGGCAAGTGAGATTTATTGGAAATGGGACGATGCAAGTTATAAAGGACTTGGGGCTGCGTGATCCGTTTTCTGGCGTTACAAAAATAAATGAAGAGGATATTGCAGATATAATTGCTCATTATTTTCTTTTGTCAGAACAGATAAAATCAGTTATTGCACTCGGTGTAAAACTGGATGAAAATGGAGAAGTAAAAAGGGCTGGAGGTTATTTGATACAGCTGTTGCCAGGTGTGGAAGACGGATTTATTGATAAACTGGAAAATAAATTACAGCAGATTAGGACGATTACTGAACTTCTGGAAGGTGGAATGAGCCTTGAGCAGATTGTGGAACTGCTTTATGAGGATATTTCGGTATTTGAGGAAGAGACAGATGTTGATGGTGCTCATAAAAAGGTTTATGTGGAAGATTTTGAAATTTTGGAAAAATCAGAGCTGGAATATAGATGTAATTGCACTAAAGACAAGTTTTACAAGGGATTAATCACGCTTGGAAAAGAAGAAATTGATAAAATTCTGGAAGAGGAAGGTAAAATTCAGGTAGAATGCCATTTTTGCGGTAAAAAATATGATTTTGGAAAAGAAGATTTTAAAAATTTATAA
- a CDS encoding DUF4878 domain-containing protein, translated as MKKILLGIFMLLCIVSCGSGPDKTVSKFIESVKAEKMKEAAKYAIDDSFEGNLDVKYNNKIQELLFKTLLKNLEYKIVKTEKQDNETTIVTVEVTNVDVEKIFLQVFKKMTQETFSGNGSHLMSVDDRFKEELEAKDKPKSKNVTKFVVKKTANGEKIVLTAENIDVLLGKLNTTLSNLNTLGGAEEETAVELPETGPSTGLTQKPEELRNQNK; from the coding sequence ATGAAAAAAATACTTTTAGGTATCTTTATGCTTTTGTGCATAGTTAGCTGTGGGTCAGGACCTGACAAAACAGTGTCAAAATTTATTGAGAGTGTAAAAGCTGAAAAAATGAAAGAGGCGGCAAAATATGCGATTGATGATAGTTTTGAGGGGAACTTGGATGTTAAGTATAACAATAAAATTCAAGAATTACTTTTCAAGACATTATTAAAAAATCTTGAATATAAAATTGTCAAGACAGAAAAACAAGATAATGAAACAACAATTGTAACAGTAGAAGTAACAAATGTGGATGTTGAAAAAATATTTTTACAAGTTTTCAAAAAAATGACACAAGAAACTTTTTCAGGAAACGGTTCTCATTTAATGTCAGTTGATGACAGATTTAAAGAAGAACTTGAAGCAAAAGATAAACCAAAATCAAAAAATGTCACAAAATTTGTAGTTAAGAAAACAGCTAATGGAGAAAAAATAGTTTTAACAGCAGAAAATATTGATGTGTTACTTGGTAAATTAAACACAACATTATCAAACTTAAACACACTTGGTGGAGCTGAAGAAGAAACAGCGGTAGAATTACCAGAGACAGGACCATCAACTGGATTAACACAAAAACCCGAAGAACTTAGAAATCAAAATAAATAA
- a CDS encoding BamA/OMP85 family outer membrane protein: MSKQKVKNKIYALIIAVTLFVSVNNLSQAEEKSGIIGKELADSSTTTSTTGTEEQNDEISDVKIRYSQDEIDMANQLSEKVKKKRKKEKRKEARRNRKNNNIFEAQEQAREDLTIGAIQFTKLNEITPDVLIPEMPVKTGDTYSNKTLSDIYLALKRLGYVAEANVIPRIRGNVVNIEVQVAEVENAGTVLQRQRMQEEMQKETEYTVANVDIEGTNKRDKAEHLKDLPIKAGDIFIPQRAVDGAQKIFKSGYFATVEPKIDRKADNTVSIVYQVQENPDVQSINFEGNTLYKDEELEKALGIKRGEILNGNLLNPDDNGILKLYAKDGYSLARVETINVSNEGVVNIGLTEGVVDSVTFEKAPEKNDNERQSSKRSTLRTKPYVFERYQELKPGQIFQEKNIESTVKELYRTGMFTKIVPSIEGKENDPNARVIKLLVEERPTTSINGTISYGTSVGLVGELKLSDSNFLGRGQDASLTLSASNKGDKTFELSWFDPWLKGTEQVQLGGAVYWTQSVDDNAEADEVEKVKKYGTRWTIGKGLNKDIGVSFSARYDNYKELFGNKKVNDKYKLFAMGPTITLDTRDNKFSPTKGLYATMSYERGELIKDPRKYDQFETDLRAYHPTFFGEKNVMAYRAAWGTTGSGTPEALRFSIGGAESVRGYDYSAFDGFDKFHATIENRTKINDTLQLVAFFDIGNAWQKDSRDPITGKKIYKPNRKDAHDFKDLKKGYGVGVRLNTPIGPLRFDYGWPMDPEKKGEKKDKGKFYFSFGQSF, translated from the coding sequence ATGTCAAAACAAAAAGTAAAAAATAAAATTTATGCTTTGATTATTGCGGTAACATTATTTGTATCTGTAAATAATTTGTCGCAAGCTGAAGAAAAAAGCGGGATAATTGGAAAAGAGTTAGCCGATAGCAGTACAACAACAAGTACTACTGGAACTGAAGAGCAAAATGATGAGATATCAGATGTTAAAATTAGATATAGTCAAGACGAAATTGATATGGCTAATCAATTATCAGAAAAAGTGAAGAAAAAAAGAAAAAAAGAAAAAAGAAAAGAAGCAAGAAGAAATCGAAAAAATAACAACATCTTTGAAGCTCAGGAACAGGCAAGAGAAGATTTAACAATTGGAGCAATTCAATTTACAAAATTGAATGAAATTACACCAGATGTTTTAATACCTGAAATGCCTGTAAAAACAGGAGATACTTATTCAAATAAAACTTTAAGTGATATTTATTTAGCACTTAAAAGATTGGGATATGTAGCAGAAGCTAATGTTATTCCAAGAATTCGTGGAAATGTGGTAAATATAGAAGTTCAAGTTGCAGAAGTAGAAAATGCTGGAACAGTTCTGCAAAGACAAAGAATGCAAGAAGAAATGCAAAAAGAAACAGAATATACAGTAGCAAATGTAGATATTGAAGGTACAAACAAACGTGATAAGGCAGAACATTTAAAAGATTTACCAATTAAAGCAGGAGATATTTTTATACCGCAAAGAGCAGTGGATGGAGCACAAAAAATATTCAAATCAGGATATTTTGCAACAGTTGAACCAAAAATTGACAGAAAAGCTGATAATACAGTTTCTATAGTTTACCAAGTTCAAGAAAATCCAGATGTACAAAGTATAAATTTTGAAGGAAATACTCTTTATAAAGATGAAGAGCTAGAAAAAGCATTAGGTATAAAAAGAGGAGAAATCTTAAATGGTAATTTATTGAATCCAGACGATAATGGAATTCTTAAATTGTATGCTAAAGATGGATACTCTTTAGCGAGAGTTGAAACAATAAATGTTTCAAATGAAGGAGTTGTAAATATCGGATTGACAGAAGGAGTTGTTGATTCTGTTACATTTGAAAAAGCACCAGAAAAAAATGATAACGAAAGACAATCCTCAAAACGTTCGACTTTAAGAACAAAACCTTATGTATTTGAAAGATATCAAGAATTAAAACCAGGGCAAATTTTCCAAGAGAAAAATATTGAAAGTACAGTAAAAGAACTTTATAGAACAGGAATGTTTACTAAGATAGTACCGTCAATTGAAGGAAAAGAAAATGATCCAAATGCAAGAGTTATAAAATTACTTGTGGAAGAACGTCCAACTACGTCAATTAATGGAACTATTTCTTACGGAACTTCAGTTGGATTAGTAGGAGAACTTAAATTATCAGATTCAAACTTCTTAGGAAGAGGACAAGATGCTTCACTTACACTTTCAGCTTCAAATAAAGGAGATAAGACATTTGAACTTAGCTGGTTTGATCCTTGGTTAAAAGGAACTGAGCAAGTTCAACTTGGAGGAGCAGTTTATTGGACTCAATCAGTAGATGACAATGCTGAAGCTGATGAAGTAGAAAAAGTTAAGAAATACGGAACTCGTTGGACAATTGGTAAGGGTCTTAATAAAGATATTGGAGTAAGTTTCTCTGCAAGATATGATAATTATAAAGAATTGTTTGGAAATAAAAAAGTAAATGATAAATATAAATTGTTTGCAATGGGACCAACAATTACTTTAGATACAAGAGATAATAAGTTCAGCCCTACAAAAGGATTGTATGCAACAATGTCGTATGAAAGAGGAGAACTTATAAAAGATCCTAGAAAATACGATCAGTTTGAAACAGATTTAAGAGCTTACCATCCAACATTCTTTGGTGAAAAAAATGTAATGGCGTATAGAGCAGCTTGGGGAACAACAGGAAGTGGAACTCCAGAAGCATTAAGATTTAGCATAGGTGGAGCTGAATCTGTACGTGGATATGATTATAGTGCGTTTGATGGATTTGATAAATTCCATGCAACTATTGAAAATAGAACAAAAATTAACGATACATTGCAGTTAGTAGCATTCTTTGATATAGGAAATGCTTGGCAAAAAGATTCAAGAGATCCAATTACAGGTAAAAAAATCTATAAACCAAACAGAAAAGATGCTCATGACTTTAAAGATCTTAAAAAAGGTTATGGAGTTGGGGTAAGATTGAATACTCCAATTGGGCCATTAAGATTTGATTATGGTTGGCCAATGGATCCTGAGAAAAAAGGTGAGAAAAAAGATAAAGGTAAATTCTACTTTAGCTTTGGACAATCATTCTAG